In Thermodesulfobacteriota bacterium, a single genomic region encodes these proteins:
- a CDS encoding isoprenylcysteine carboxylmethyltransferase family protein → MNDIGRVDETTWFFRNVVRRRVQWGFGAGAAFLLFASPGTASVFWGCWLALAGAALRAWASGTIVKNEELTTGGPYRLTRNPLYVGNFLMGLGVAVMGGRLWLVGLFLLLFVPVYHALVRKEEKRLVERYGDAFFEYCKEVPRFLPNLKAWPPPPAAYDPRRMWNVHREWRAWLGLYAATLYLLLRSG, encoded by the coding sequence GTGAACGACATCGGCAGGGTGGACGAAACCACGTGGTTCTTCCGCAACGTGGTGCGGCGGCGGGTACAGTGGGGATTTGGGGCGGGAGCGGCGTTTCTGCTCTTCGCCTCGCCCGGCACGGCCAGCGTGTTCTGGGGATGCTGGCTCGCGCTGGCGGGGGCGGCGCTGCGGGCCTGGGCGTCCGGAACCATCGTCAAGAACGAGGAGCTGACCACCGGCGGCCCGTACCGTCTGACCCGCAACCCGCTCTACGTGGGGAACTTCCTGATGGGTCTCGGGGTGGCGGTGATGGGCGGAAGGCTGTGGCTCGTGGGGCTGTTTCTTCTCCTCTTCGTGCCCGTGTACCACGCCTTGGTGCGCAAGGAGGAGAAGCGCCTCGTGGAAAGGTACGGAGATGCGTTTTTCGAGTATTGCAAAGAAGTGCCAAGATTTCTACCAAACTTGAAGGCCTGGCCCCCACCCCCTGCGGCCTACGATCCCCGCCGCATGTGGAACGTCCATCGGGAGTGGCGTGCGTGGCTCGGTCTCTACGCGGCCACCCTGTATCTGCTGCTGCGGAGCGGGTAG
- a CDS encoding Trm112 family protein: MALPPDLLEILVCPQCKGELEYREAEAALLCRACRLRYRIEDDIPVMLIEEATAWEEGDG; encoded by the coding sequence ATGGCGCTCCCCCCCGACCTGCTCGAAATTCTCGTATGCCCCCAGTGCAAGGGGGAACTGGAATACCGGGAAGCGGAGGCGGCGCTCCTGTGCCGCGCCTGCCGGCTGCGCTACCGGATCGAAGACGACATTCCCGTGATGCTCATCGAAGAGGCGACGGCGTGGGAAGAGGGAGACGGGTGA
- a CDS encoding glycosyltransferase: MRLLCVIQDRRMASSRIRIAAMLPHLAERGIAAEAVPYPEGFAGLAALLGRARGYDAVWLQKKLPNWLDALLWRRCPVPLVFDFDDAICFRKDLKRGSYRSPVRERKFRRALGLAAAVTCGNRYLASLVPARDAGKPTLLYPSPVPTDVPLRDYGAAAGPWVLGWIGGKGNLSSLEQIVPELVALRRRHDFVLRVVSDGAFSAPDLAVENVPWSLEHQEAQVAGFDLGLMPLDGASPFDLGKCSYKVLQYMAAGVVPVADAVGMNAEVIRDGENGCLIKGSEGWGRVLKGLLEGGRGSLAPLGQAARRDAQDRFSYEKNADALAGFFQALPPVGRST; the protein is encoded by the coding sequence GTGAGGCTCCTGTGCGTGATCCAGGACCGGCGCATGGCGTCTTCGCGGATTCGGATCGCCGCCATGTTGCCCCACCTGGCAGAGCGAGGGATAGCGGCAGAGGCCGTACCCTACCCCGAGGGGTTCGCAGGCCTGGCGGCGCTGCTCGGGAGGGCTCGGGGGTATGACGCCGTATGGCTCCAGAAGAAGCTGCCCAACTGGCTCGACGCCCTCCTTTGGCGTCGGTGCCCGGTGCCCCTGGTGTTCGACTTCGACGACGCCATCTGCTTTCGGAAGGACCTCAAGCGGGGTTCATACCGGTCCCCGGTGCGGGAGCGGAAGTTCCGGCGGGCGTTGGGGCTGGCAGCGGCAGTCACCTGCGGGAACCGATACCTGGCCTCCCTCGTGCCCGCACGCGATGCCGGCAAGCCGACCCTCCTCTACCCGTCTCCCGTCCCCACGGATGTTCCCCTGCGAGACTACGGTGCAGCGGCGGGGCCCTGGGTGCTGGGCTGGATCGGCGGGAAGGGAAACCTGTCAAGCTTGGAGCAAATTGTCCCGGAGCTCGTCGCGCTCCGGCGCCGGCACGACTTCGTCTTGCGAGTCGTCTCGGACGGCGCGTTCTCGGCCCCGGACCTGGCGGTGGAGAACGTCCCCTGGAGCCTGGAGCACCAAGAAGCCCAGGTCGCGGGCTTCGATCTTGGCCTCATGCCCCTGGACGGCGCCTCCCCCTTCGACCTCGGCAAGTGCAGCTACAAGGTGCTCCAGTACATGGCGGCGGGGGTCGTCCCCGTGGCCGACGCCGTGGGCATGAACGCCGAGGTGATCCGGGATGGGGAAAACGGATGCCTGATCAAGGGATCCGAGGGCTGGGGCCGGGTCCTGAAGGGGCTTCTGGAAGGCGGACGGGGCAGCCTGGCACCCTTGGGACAGGCCGCCCGGCGGGACGCGCAAGACCGATTCAGCTACGAGAAGAACGCAGACGCCCTGGCGGGGTTCTTCCAAGCCCTTCCGCCCGTCGGCCGGAGCACCTGA
- a CDS encoding glycosyltransferase family 9 protein — translation MSGSPGRVARGFRAGMTAAAPSTWLVRLPNWLGDLVMSSAAVECLGRRFPGTRVEAVAPAHLADLARLIPGLHRVHPLPPAARRLAGLVHFARRLARQGPFDHYLCLPDSFSTALFGLLVGVPRRTGYRKELRSLLLTRAPVKPRGLHRVEEYCGLVPGADDVPPRVRLRPPAAEVRAGLPWPEAEPRVVFHIHSEAPSRRLPVELGVQIGQLLVDRLGAGLVLTGAAKDAARSAELAANLRRPGRVIDLAGRTDLQALARVAADAELVVSVDSGLAHLGSALGTPVVVLFGAGDEANTAPFERSRLRVVRATGLPCAPCVDNVCRRYPSARCVEQIPASAVADAAAALLGGR, via the coding sequence GTGAGCGGAAGCCCGGGGCGGGTTGCCCGGGGGTTCCGTGCCGGCATGACCGCGGCCGCGCCTTCCACCTGGCTGGTGCGCCTGCCCAACTGGCTGGGCGACCTGGTCATGAGCTCGGCGGCGGTGGAGTGCCTCGGGCGGCGCTTCCCCGGCACCCGGGTGGAGGCCGTGGCCCCTGCGCACCTGGCCGACCTGGCCCGCCTCATCCCCGGCCTGCACCGGGTTCACCCGCTGCCCCCCGCGGCCCGACGGCTGGCCGGGCTGGTCCACTTCGCCCGCCGGCTGGCGCGCCAGGGGCCCTTCGACCACTACCTGTGCCTGCCCGACTCCTTTTCCACGGCCCTGTTCGGGCTGTTGGTGGGCGTCCCCCGGCGCACGGGCTACCGCAAAGAGCTGCGCTCGTTGCTTCTGACCCGCGCCCCGGTCAAGCCCCGCGGGCTGCACCGGGTGGAAGAGTACTGTGGCTTGGTCCCGGGCGCCGACGACGTCCCGCCGCGCGTTCGCCTCCGGCCGCCGGCCGCCGAGGTGCGTGCCGGGCTGCCCTGGCCCGAGGCCGAGCCGCGTGTGGTCTTCCATATTCATTCGGAGGCGCCATCCCGACGCCTGCCCGTCGAACTTGGGGTGCAGATCGGCCAGCTCCTCGTGGATCGTCTGGGCGCTGGCCTCGTGCTCACCGGAGCCGCCAAGGATGCCGCCCGCTCGGCCGAGCTGGCCGCCAACCTGCGGCGCCCCGGGCGGGTCATCGACCTCGCCGGGCGCACGGACCTCCAGGCCCTGGCCCGCGTGGCTGCGGATGCCGAACTGGTGGTGTCGGTGGACTCCGGCCTCGCACACCTGGGCAGCGCGCTCGGCACGCCGGTAGTGGTGCTGTTCGGTGCCGGCGACGAGGCCAACACGGCGCCCTTCGAGCGCAGTCGGCTGCGCGTCGTGCGCGCGACGGGCCTGCCCTGTGCGCCGTGCGTGGACAACGTGTGCCGCCGCTACCCCAGCGCGCGCTGTGTCGAGCAGATCCCGGCGTCGGCGGTGGCGGACGCCGCCGCGGCCCTGCTGGGAGGCCGCTGA
- a CDS encoding glycosyltransferase family 2 protein produces the protein MKGETSSGGRLPTGNRQPPSASGDGRPRLSATVICKDEAEKIRGCLESVRFCDEVVVLDSGSTDGTLEICREIADLVVETDWPGHVAQKNRGLDLAHGEWVLCLDADERVTPELAAEIQVLLARGPQHDGYWITRHVHYLGRWIDHSGWYPEYRVRLFRRQAGRWGGVNPHDAVELRGTSGRLRGEIVHYTYDDLSDHLATINSFTSVLAREHAARGRRFSWAALLLRPPLEFFKKYVLRQGFRDGAAGFLVSALSAVYVFLKFAKLWEAERVGPRRPWHDEGAR, from the coding sequence GTGAAAGGTGAGACGTCGAGCGGGGGACGGCTACCAACCGGCAACCGCCAACCGCCAAGCGCTTCGGGTGACGGGAGGCCGCGTCTGTCGGCCACCGTCATCTGCAAGGACGAGGCAGAGAAGATCCGAGGCTGCCTGGAGAGCGTGCGCTTCTGCGACGAAGTCGTGGTGCTCGATTCCGGCAGTACCGACGGCACCCTGGAGATCTGCCGCGAGATCGCCGACCTGGTGGTCGAGACCGACTGGCCGGGACACGTGGCCCAAAAGAACCGAGGCCTGGACCTGGCGCACGGCGAATGGGTGCTGTGCCTGGATGCCGATGAACGGGTGACGCCGGAGCTGGCCGCCGAGATTCAGGTGCTCCTGGCTCGCGGACCGCAGCACGACGGTTATTGGATCACGCGCCACGTCCACTACCTGGGGCGCTGGATCGACCACTCGGGCTGGTACCCGGAGTACCGCGTGCGCCTGTTCCGGCGCCAGGCGGGGCGCTGGGGCGGGGTCAATCCCCACGACGCGGTGGAACTGCGCGGCACCAGCGGCCGGTTGCGCGGCGAGATCGTGCACTACACCTATGACGATCTGAGCGATCATCTGGCCACCATCAATTCCTTCACCAGCGTTCTGGCGCGGGAGCACGCCGCGCGCGGACGGCGTTTTTCCTGGGCGGCGCTGCTCCTGCGCCCGCCCCTGGAGTTCTTCAAGAAGTATGTGCTGCGCCAGGGGTTCCGGGACGGCGCGGCAGGCTTCCTTGTGTCCGCTCTTTCCGCGGTCTATGTGTTCCTGAAGTTTGCCAAGCTGTGGGAAGCCGAGCGCGTGGGTCCCCGCCGTCCGTGGCACGACGAGGGTGCGCGGTGA
- a CDS encoding glycosyltransferase family 9 protein — MGERFLVIQLRQIGDVVLTTPIPHILKEERPGCRVVFLTEAPSHLLLEGNPHIDRVIVSDRKGGWRETLRVARELRRERFDAVLDFMANPRSALLAFLSGTRVRVSFPVKGRGILYTHRVRPSGWAVEHKKALLRPLGIESAWDRPEVFLSPAEKQWAQARRHEWLGGRLRRLVTVDPSHRRPMRQWPAPHYGALCRMIQEHLGAVPLVLRGPGEEAVADEVVAVSGGRAVKSPPTTLREMAALVSAADLHLGNCSAPRHVAVGVGVPSFTIMGATNKGWTHPAPEHTHFALGLECQPCRFKTCPKELACLTGLTPDRVFRELESWTRSVLGWRDP; from the coding sequence GTGGGTGAGCGCTTCCTGGTGATCCAGCTTCGCCAGATCGGCGACGTGGTGCTCACGACGCCCATTCCCCACATCCTCAAGGAGGAGCGGCCGGGCTGCCGGGTGGTCTTCCTCACCGAGGCGCCCAGCCACCTCCTCCTGGAGGGGAATCCCCACATCGACCGCGTGATCGTGAGCGACCGCAAGGGCGGCTGGCGCGAGACCCTTCGCGTGGCCCGGGAGCTTCGGCGAGAACGGTTCGATGCAGTGCTCGACTTCATGGCAAACCCCCGGTCTGCCCTGCTCGCTTTTCTCTCGGGCACGCGGGTTCGGGTTTCCTTTCCGGTGAAGGGCAGGGGGATTCTCTACACCCACCGGGTGCGGCCGAGCGGGTGGGCGGTGGAGCACAAGAAGGCGCTCCTGCGCCCCCTGGGCATCGAGAGCGCCTGGGACCGGCCGGAGGTTTTCCTGAGCCCCGCCGAGAAGCAGTGGGCCCAGGCGCGCAGGCACGAGTGGCTGGGGGGGCGGTTGCGGCGGCTGGTCACGGTGGACCCGAGCCACCGCCGCCCCATGCGGCAGTGGCCGGCGCCCCATTACGGGGCGCTGTGCCGGATGATCCAGGAGCACCTGGGCGCCGTGCCCCTGGTGCTTCGGGGACCCGGCGAGGAGGCGGTGGCCGACGAGGTCGTGGCGGTTTCGGGGGGCCGGGCGGTCAAGTCGCCGCCCACGACCCTGCGGGAGATGGCCGCGCTGGTCTCGGCCGCCGACCTGCACCTGGGCAACTGCTCCGCACCCCGTCACGTGGCGGTGGGGGTAGGGGTGCCGAGCTTCACGATCATGGGGGCCACCAACAAGGGTTGGACCCATCCTGCTCCGGAGCACACCCACTTCGCCCTGGGCCTCGAGTGCCAGCCCTGCCGGTTCAAGACCTGCCCCAAGGAGCTTGCGTGCCTCACGGGGCTGACCCCCGACCGCGTCTTTCGGGAGCTCGAGAGCTGGACCCGAAGCGTCCTGGGGTGGAGGGACCCGTGA
- a CDS encoding glycosyltransferase family 4 protein, producing the protein MKLALVQPKFDRSGGAERYAWNLARGLAARGHEVHLFARRAEDLPGAVRWHPVPALPLGRALKTWTFGEAAGRRVGRHRFDVVQGFGKTTFQTVHRAGGGVHRAYLERKGSPRPTFYDRTVLAIEDRLFSSPVLRAVVAPSRWVAGEIARFYPGVEGRLRVIPNGVDVEHFRPEGREADRRALETRLGLSAESRILLLVATNFALKGLGEAVAALPHLPGAHLAVAGGDDPRPFREQAAALGVGERLHFLGPAGDPAPFYRAADALVHPTRYDPFANVCLEALACGTPVVTTSGDGAADVAAGSGAGVVLGLPVAAGELAAAVKDLLAQEGVHRAARETAERHEQGRHVAAVEALYREVAE; encoded by the coding sequence GTGAAGCTTGCCCTGGTCCAGCCCAAGTTCGACCGCTCGGGGGGCGCGGAGCGCTATGCGTGGAACCTGGCCCGGGGCCTGGCGGCCCGGGGGCACGAGGTGCACCTGTTCGCCCGGCGTGCCGAGGATCTGCCCGGCGCAGTGCGCTGGCACCCGGTGCCGGCCCTGCCCCTGGGCCGCGCGCTGAAGACCTGGACCTTCGGGGAAGCGGCCGGGCGGCGGGTGGGGCGGCACCGCTTCGACGTGGTGCAGGGGTTCGGCAAGACCACCTTCCAGACCGTGCACCGGGCCGGGGGCGGGGTCCACCGGGCCTACCTGGAGCGGAAGGGCAGCCCCAGACCCACCTTCTACGATCGGACCGTGCTCGCCATCGAAGATCGGCTCTTCTCCTCCCCGGTGCTCCGGGCCGTGGTCGCCCCCTCCCGCTGGGTCGCCGGGGAGATCGCCCGGTTCTACCCCGGGGTGGAGGGGCGACTGCGGGTGATTCCCAACGGCGTGGACGTGGAACACTTTCGGCCGGAGGGGCGGGAGGCGGACCGCCGGGCGCTGGAAACGCGGCTCGGCCTCTCGGCGGAATCGAGGATCCTTCTCCTCGTGGCCACGAACTTCGCCCTCAAGGGTCTCGGCGAGGCAGTGGCAGCGCTGCCCCACCTGCCGGGCGCGCACCTGGCCGTGGCCGGCGGCGACGATCCGCGGCCCTTCCGGGAGCAGGCCGCGGCGCTGGGGGTCGGAGAGCGGCTCCACTTCCTCGGCCCCGCAGGCGATCCGGCGCCTTTCTACCGGGCGGCCGACGCCCTGGTGCACCCCACCCGCTACGATCCCTTCGCCAACGTGTGCCTGGAGGCCCTGGCCTGCGGCACCCCGGTGGTGACGACCTCGGGCGACGGCGCGGCCGACGTGGCTGCCGGAAGCGGGGCGGGGGTCGTGCTCGGCCTGCCCGTGGCCGCAGGCGAGCTGGCGGCGGCGGTGAAGGACCTGCTGGCTCAGGAAGGCGTGCACAGGGCGGCCCGGGAGACGGCCGAGCGCCACGAACAGGGGCGCCACGTGGCGGCGGTCGAGGCCCTCTACCGGGAGGTGGCGGAGTGA
- a CDS encoding glycosyltransferase family 4 protein: MSGPPAAGGEVPGAVLHIDTGRTWRGGQQQVFYLHRGLLERGVDSRLVCSAGGELLRRCAAQGLPAAGAPLRGEWDVLSAWALARRIRRLRPSLVHAHSSHAQMLALLACRLAGARNLVATRRVDFVPPRHPVNRWKYGGVARWIAISQAIADILRDFGIPEERLRVVPSGVLPRPADAGAAAAFRRELGVAPDQPLVGNIAHLADHKGQTYLVDALQRVLERVPRVRCVIVGQGELEAPLKEQARRLGLGRHLVFTGFRDDVDAIMEALDLFVMSSHLEGLGTIVMDALLAGKPVVATRTGGIPEIIQDGVHGLLVPPRDPAALAEAVLRLLEDGALAARLASAGQERVRNRFGVGAMVQGNLAVYRELLA, translated from the coding sequence GTGAGCGGCCCCCCAGCCGCGGGAGGCGAGGTGCCCGGGGCGGTGCTCCACATCGACACCGGCCGTACCTGGCGCGGGGGGCAGCAACAGGTGTTCTACCTGCACCGGGGATTGCTGGAGCGGGGCGTGGACAGCCGCCTGGTGTGCTCGGCTGGTGGCGAGCTGCTGCGCCGCTGTGCTGCCCAGGGCCTGCCCGCCGCCGGAGCTCCCCTGCGCGGCGAGTGGGATGTGCTCTCGGCCTGGGCTCTGGCGCGGCGCATCCGCCGACTGCGGCCTTCCCTGGTGCACGCCCACAGCTCCCACGCCCAGATGCTCGCCCTGCTGGCCTGCCGGCTGGCCGGCGCGCGCAACCTGGTGGCCACCCGGCGCGTGGACTTCGTCCCCCCGCGCCACCCGGTCAACCGCTGGAAGTACGGCGGGGTGGCGCGCTGGATCGCCATCAGCCAGGCCATCGCCGACATCCTGCGCGACTTCGGGATACCCGAAGAGCGCCTGCGGGTGGTGCCCAGCGGGGTGCTGCCGCGCCCGGCGGATGCCGGGGCGGCTGCGGCGTTTCGGCGCGAGTTGGGCGTGGCTCCCGACCAGCCGCTGGTAGGCAACATCGCCCATTTGGCGGACCACAAGGGCCAGACCTACCTCGTCGATGCCCTCCAACGGGTGCTGGAGCGCGTTCCACGAGTGCGTTGCGTGATCGTCGGCCAGGGCGAGCTCGAAGCGCCCCTCAAGGAGCAGGCGCGGCGCCTGGGCCTTGGGCGGCACCTGGTGTTCACCGGGTTTCGCGACGACGTGGATGCGATCATGGAGGCCCTCGATCTGTTCGTCATGTCGTCCCACCTGGAGGGCCTGGGGACCATCGTCATGGATGCACTTCTGGCCGGCAAACCGGTGGTGGCCACACGGACCGGCGGCATCCCCGAGATCATCCAGGACGGGGTTCACGGGCTTCTGGTGCCGCCGCGGGACCCCGCGGCCCTGGCCGAGGCCGTCTTGCGGCTCCTGGAGGACGGTGCACTCGCCGCGCGCCTGGCCTCGGCCGGGCAGGAGCGCGTGCGCAACCGCTTTGGTGTCGGCGCCATGGTGCAGGGCAACCTGGCGGTGTATCGGGAGCTCCTGGCGTGA
- a CDS encoding HAD family hydrolase produces MRRAVFLDRDGTLIREVGYLSRLEDLEVLPGVAAALRRLGEAGYLRLVVTNQSGVARGYFDEAFVERTHGELVRRLRAEGASLEGFYVCPHHPDTTGECPCRKPRDGLVRRAAGEWGIDLEASWVVGDKPADVELARRSGCRGALVRTGYGVRTQAELAVRDSKPDVVADDLAGAVEEILALPNGNRGSNLSRSAKGESKR; encoded by the coding sequence GTGAGGCGGGCGGTCTTCCTGGACCGGGACGGGACCCTCATCCGGGAGGTGGGCTACCTCTCCCGCCTGGAGGACCTGGAGGTCCTGCCGGGGGTGGCGGCGGCGCTTCGCCGCTTGGGCGAGGCCGGGTACCTTCGGCTCGTGGTGACCAACCAGTCCGGGGTGGCCCGCGGGTACTTCGACGAGGCCTTCGTGGAGAGGACGCACGGGGAGCTTGTTCGGCGGCTCCGGGCGGAAGGGGCTTCCCTCGAAGGATTCTACGTGTGCCCGCACCACCCCGACACCACCGGGGAGTGCCCCTGCCGCAAGCCCCGGGACGGTCTCGTGCGGCGTGCCGCCGGGGAGTGGGGAATCGACCTGGAGGCTTCCTGGGTGGTGGGGGACAAGCCCGCCGACGTGGAGTTGGCCCGGCGATCCGGGTGCCGGGGCGCCCTGGTCCGGACCGGGTACGGCGTGCGAACGCAGGCGGAGCTGGCGGTCCGGGACAGCAAGCCCGACGTGGTGGCGGACGACCTGGCGGGCGCGGTGGAGGAGATCCTGGCACTGCCAAATGGGAATAGGGGTTCGAACTTGTCGCGAAGTGCGAAAGGGGAGTCGAAGCGGTGA
- a CDS encoding glycosyltransferase family 9 protein, whose product MKILLIRFSSLGDVVLATAAVEALRADRPDAEVHVLTKPAFRGVFQENPGVARVVEWDPAQGLAALARHLRSERYDGVVDLHGNLRTRLLRFLVPSPRWTRYAKGSLRRRVAVALGRPGLLGKVHVVDRYLEAMAPLGVPPIRRLPRLYPGVAERTRARSLLSEAGRRPEELVVALAPSARWPTKAWPREHWQGLLRELSGPAPRFFPVLVGGAGDRELCAAILGAERGADLAGKTSVLETAAVLEEARVLVSNDSAPLHLANAVGTPAVALFGPTVRGFGFYPLGPRDVVLEQALPCRPCSLHGGERCPEGHHRCLAEIPVGSVRDAAVRALEESGGPGPGERGSRGTC is encoded by the coding sequence GTGAAGATTCTCCTGATTCGATTCTCGTCGCTGGGCGATGTGGTGCTCGCCACGGCGGCGGTGGAGGCCCTGCGGGCGGATCGCCCCGATGCCGAGGTGCACGTCCTCACCAAGCCCGCTTTTCGCGGCGTGTTCCAGGAGAACCCGGGGGTGGCCAGGGTGGTGGAGTGGGACCCCGCCCAGGGTCTCGCGGCCCTGGCGCGGCACCTGCGCTCCGAGCGCTACGACGGGGTGGTCGACCTCCACGGAAACCTGCGCACCCGCCTGCTGCGGTTCCTGGTTCCGAGCCCCCGCTGGACCCGCTACGCGAAGGGAAGCCTGAGGAGAAGGGTGGCGGTCGCACTGGGAAGACCCGGACTGCTGGGCAAGGTCCACGTGGTCGACCGGTACCTGGAGGCAATGGCACCCCTGGGGGTGCCCCCGATTCGCAGGCTCCCCCGGCTGTATCCGGGGGTCGCCGAGCGCACCCGCGCCCGATCCCTGCTCTCCGAGGCGGGCCGCCGGCCGGAAGAGCTCGTGGTCGCCCTGGCTCCTTCGGCCCGCTGGCCCACCAAGGCCTGGCCCCGGGAGCACTGGCAGGGGCTGCTCCGCGAGCTCTCGGGGCCGGCGCCAAGGTTCTTTCCCGTGCTCGTGGGGGGGGCCGGGGACCGGGAGCTCTGCGCCGCGATACTGGGTGCCGAGCGGGGAGCAGACCTGGCCGGGAAGACCTCGGTGCTCGAAACCGCGGCGGTTCTGGAAGAGGCCCGGGTCCTCGTCAGCAACGACTCGGCGCCCCTGCACCTGGCCAACGCCGTCGGCACCCCCGCGGTGGCCCTCTTCGGGCCCACGGTGCGGGGCTTCGGCTTCTACCCCCTCGGCCCCCGGGACGTGGTGCTCGAGCAGGCCCTGCCGTGCAGGCCGTGCAGCCTGCACGGCGGGGAGCGCTGCCCCGAGGGGCACCACCGCTGCCTGGCGGAGATCCCGGTGGGCAGTGTCCGGGACGCCGCCGTCCGGGCCCTGGAGGAATCGGGGGGCCCGGGACCGGGAGAGAGGGGAAGCCGTGGCACGTGCTAG